One window from the genome of Mycolicibacterium gadium encodes:
- a CDS encoding DUF4334 domain-containing protein, translating to MAAGISSSTSSASDTDARKTFAALKERTDRISDAELDEFWATLAPASIDFMIGEWAGGEFDTGHRANGFMKRLNWFGKTFVSATDAKPLVCLDADGHKFSNTEAMNGEASLWMEEFRGEIVASMVYDGRPVHDHFKVVDDNAVVGIMNGKGALDGDRFLYFYLERV from the coding sequence ATGGCGGCCGGTATTTCTTCTTCTACCTCGAGCGCGTCTGACACCGACGCTCGGAAGACGTTTGCAGCGCTGAAGGAACGCACGGATCGGATCTCCGATGCCGAACTCGACGAGTTCTGGGCCACGCTGGCACCGGCGAGCATCGACTTCATGATCGGCGAGTGGGCGGGCGGGGAGTTCGACACCGGTCACCGCGCCAACGGCTTCATGAAGCGCCTGAACTGGTTCGGCAAGACGTTCGTGTCGGCCACCGACGCCAAGCCGCTGGTGTGCCTGGACGCCGACGGACACAAGTTCTCCAACACCGAGGCGATGAACGGCGAAGCCAGCCTCTGGATGGAGGAGTTCCGGGGCGAAATCGTCGCCTCGATGGTCTACGACGGCAGGCCGGTGCACGACCACTTCAAGGTCGTCGACGACAACGCCGTCGTGGGCATCATGAACGGCAAGGGCGCGCTCGACGGAGACAGGTTCCTGTACTTCTACCTGGAGCGTGTCTAG
- a CDS encoding DUF4334 domain-containing protein — translation MSEPASRQRFGELTSKTGLIAYEDLEQFWSTLEPVDIDFMIGEWRGGELPSGHRGDGFLGDRWFGTTFRSATDVDPVVCVDEDGNKYSDTEVMNGSASLWMEEFRGEVTATMVYDAMPIHDHFKKVDDNVVIAVTNGKGARDGGRYFFFYLERV, via the coding sequence ATGAGCGAGCCGGCCAGCCGTCAGCGGTTCGGTGAACTCACCTCGAAAACGGGGCTGATCGCGTACGAGGACCTGGAGCAGTTCTGGTCCACGCTCGAACCGGTCGACATCGACTTCATGATCGGCGAATGGCGGGGCGGCGAACTGCCCTCCGGCCATCGCGGTGACGGTTTCCTGGGTGACCGCTGGTTCGGCACGACGTTCCGCTCGGCCACCGACGTGGATCCGGTGGTGTGCGTCGACGAGGACGGCAACAAGTACTCGGATACCGAGGTCATGAACGGCTCAGCCAGCCTGTGGATGGAAGAGTTTCGCGGCGAAGTGACCGCGACGATGGTGTACGACGCCATGCCGATTCACGATCACTTCAAAAAGGTGGATGACAACGTCGTCATCGCAGTCACGAACGGAAAGGGTGCGCGCGATGGCGGCCGGTATTTCTTCTTCTACCTCGAGCGCGTCTGA